The segment TTACCTGCAATGCTACACTGAACATAGAACGTTGCACTCAATAAGCATGTTACTAAAAGATAGAGATAATATATTCCCAAGTAAATTAAAGGTTTTTATTTCCtggaaaggaaaagaacatttacaacacaaaaataaaatgacctTCTTTGCTAAATGGCAACCAAGTGCCAAATCTAAGAACCTATTAAACATACTATGGGCCTAGTTTAAAAAGTTCCATGCTAGACTGAGTACAAATACTGATATTTTCAAACAAGCGCAACTTGTTTATGCCCCTACAAGACTCCTAACCATGGAAAAGATCCTAAATATGAAATTCTAGATATATCTTCTCCAAAGAACAGAAGAAGAGGGAGGGGATGGTGGTGATTTGTGGGAGGGGGAGAGAGCAACACTGAAAAAGTGGCAAAAAATGAAGGCAATGAACCATGGGCTAGCCAGTTAGCCTAGTCACGTTATCCACTGCAAAAACAATCTGATACTTAGCAAAAAAGAGACACTCAACACATTTATCATGGAAATCATTGTATGTTGCAGAATGAAATGCTCACATACTTTGATAATCCAGAGAACAAACCATCCTCCCCCTTCTCATCATAATATACAAGAGAACTTTTCCCATGCATGACGCCAAGAGGAGATCGCACAATCTTACCTGGAACATATCCAAACCAAAAGATATGAAAACAGCAAGCATCTTAGCAGCAACAATAAATTGCTCAATCTATTCTTCCATTTCGTATAGAAAGGTGCATACATGCAGACATATAATAGAACATCAAGTGAAAATATATGTAACATGAAACAAGTTTTAAGAGATTGAAGACATCCACAAGACTTACCTCCAAAAGCCTCTCCAATGCATTGCAAACCCATACACACACCAAATAAAGGCACAATAGGTCCTAGCTCCAAAACAGTCTGCAAAGATATTCCAGAATCTTGGGGTGCACCTACATATAGGACATGGAGTATGACAATcttcaacaattttcttttaattatagaaatgttgGTTCATATAGTTAGACATGatacattagaaaaaaaaaattacctggTCCAGGGGAAATAAGCACTCCTCTGGGATTTTTCCTACAATAAGTAACAAAATTGTCAACACCAACTGCATTATACACGTGTTTAATTATCAGACCAAAAAACTAATCTAAGGTATAGCCAACTATAATATATTCGCCGAAGAAAATGTTCTTACTTCTTTAGCTCATCCACAGTCAACTCATCATTCCGGTAAACCTCAAAATGACATCCCAACTCTCCTATGTACTTCAAAATCACAGGAAAAAGCATCAGAAAATAAGTTGTGACCCATAAAGAGGATAGGAGAGAGGGAAAGAGAGAATGACCAAGCAAAACacattttaaagaaattgtttCAAAACACATATCACCCGAACTTTTACATAATTATGGCAATAAACATAACTAACAGCAGCGTTCTACCAGAATTTCCTAAGTAATCCAGTTAGTGCTAGTACAAAAAAGTTCTTCATACAGAATTTTACATAAAGAGGGAACTTTTACATAAAGAGGATAGGAGAGAGGGAACTTTTACATAATGATGGCAATAAACATAACTAACAGCAGCGTTCTACCAGAATTTCCTAAGTAATCCAGTTAGTGCTAGTACAAAAAAGTTCTTAATCCAGAAATTCCTAAGGGACCATATAGAAAACCTTCAAATAATTGAAACCAATAATCGTAGACAATGGAAATGAATAgaactttaaaatataaagccAGTACAAAAAAGTTTCAATTCCCAGCAACTTCCAGCAAATCAATGCCAACAAACTCAAACACATGGCCCACATAAAACACATAATTACACAAACAACCATTCAAACACAACAATTTAAAAAGAGACCAAACCTGGCAAAGATTGTAAGTGAAACTGTCGTAATTATCAATGACAATAATAGGACTGAcacttttcttcttattttcatCCAAAACAACAGGTTCAGAATTTGATTCTATTCTTGTCATCAACAATTTCCCAGTCCCATTTCCCTTCTTTCCCAACAAACGCACTCCTGCAACAATAAGTAACAAGTTTTAACACTTCTTAATACAAACCCacataaaaaagttataaaaattaatcaaagtaCACCTCGAAAACCTTTAGCGATAAACATTTACCTGAAGGTGGAACTGAAGTGAAACGATGAAGCTTTTTATAAGCTGGAAGTGAGAGAGAGGGTTTGGGTTGAGAAAGAAGAGCAGCAGCCATTACTTCGACACACGGCAAGGGGGAGTGAGAATTGATTTTACAAACACGTGCTTTTATACTTGAAAGAGGAAAACGGTGCgtgcttttgttttgttttagttttctaGCATTGGGTGAGAGAGTCAGACGAAAACTTTTCGCCATTAGTGTTTTcccaataataaaattttgtgtataatttttacttacaaataattatatattattttataattaaatattaatttattattaatttttaattatctaatcatataatatattataaaattatatatataatatttctggACAGAATTGAACAAAAATATCAATCTTTGGGACAAGGGTGGATTCATTGTAAGGATAAAAGTATCGCTTATAAGACAATTAAATGCTTcaagccaaaggactatttcccacctcagtttttgtcaagttttaaaaatatatttataataaataaaaaattcaaatatccaccaatctttaaattttcattaaaattacttttaaatataaacacataattatcatttaataataatattaaaaaatatataattttatcttatttccctttttagattttaaaaattaacatttcattatatatctcaacttttaaaagtgatttttttctcaaattcttaaagttttttttttcatctctccAGCCACTAGTGATTGTTGCGAACTTCACCCCAAACTTTGTTGGTGACCATTGCCATTTACCAAAGaaaatggttaaattttgggtttgatctcatagagaaaaaaaaatgaattttttaaaatttaattatgaaaaggattattaattttttaaataagtaaaaaaataaaatatatttttaattattttaatattataaataaaataataattttatttcttaatcttaatataaaattcttatgtgtaacaataaattaaaatttaaataaatatttcatgttCATTCACTACAAATACATATTTCTCTTTTCACCcaaaactttggtgaaaaatagttatttcgGCCATTGCCTTAAATTAAATAGCACTTGGGCCTGCCAGTGTTGAATATATTGATGAAtgcttttaatttgaatattacttaattttcatatttaattattgattacaaaatgtttgtttttaatCTTCCCAGTCAATTGCTTCTGACCGTTCATTTGCCACTGCATTGTTCTCCATGAGCCACTGCTACACGCTGAAGATCTTTGATCgttgttaattaattttcttatatcaACCTACTTGATTTTAGGGATTTACATACATATTAAGTCATATTTAAAATGGGGATAtagataatgaaataattattagCCTGGAATTCAATTCTCATTACAAAACTTAtcaaattaactattattttaaaatattattattttaaaatattaataaataaaattaataataaaattaaccatCATAtcaccaaattaaattaatattttatcatggaATCAATGTGACGTGAGAAATAGTTTTAAGAGATCAAACTTTCGCTACCAAAAAACAAACGCCAAGCACTGTCCGTCACGCGCATTGTCTTCAGCGCAGTCCCTCCTGGCCTTATTGAACGTCACTCCCATTTTCCAAGTGGCACCATCATTTCGAATTGCTACATTTGTAAGCTAACCTACCACCTTCCCTTTCCTTCCTCGTTAACAATTCCTACCGACGCCTTTTTTCACTACTTGGCTGCAATGAAGTTGTCTCTTGCACTCTTCCtcgttttttctcttttcctctGCTTTGCGTCCATCGAGTCTGTCACTGAGTCCAACTCTGATATCAATGCCACCGCTGCTGACTACAATAATGTCTCCCGCGCGAGATCCAAGGAGGACAGCTTCGCTGACATGATTGATCGTGCTCTTGAAAAGGAGTTCAATGAGACTGAACAAAACGAAGGTCTGTTCTAGATCTCGGCtattgttatctttttttttttttttaaatttatatgcgCATTCTGGATCAGTTTTGTTTTAACTCAATTTGGTTCATTGAAGCACGAGAACTCATTTAAGTAAAGCTGAAATGTTTTCATTAGGTTATGTTGACTGTAGCTATTGTATTAATATAAAGCATCatcctttaaaaattttgaaaaatgaacaaATGGAAAGTGTGTGTCTTGGATTGTGCTTACTTGTTTGTGTATTTTGTTGCAGCTACTGATCCTGGTAGCTTCAACAATAGTGTTACTGGACAACAGGTTGGTCTCTTTGTCTTTATAATCCATTTGATTATCATTGACTTTTCAACGGACAGCATCTTGTGAAAGGGTTGATATTTCTACTGATTTTTCATTTGCGGTGCTGACCAGAAGACCGCGTTGTGAAAACACtgtttaatttagattaattgTAACAACTTATAATAAATGTGCATTGTTGCTGTTACAAAATCGTCTCAAAATAGATgtaaaatttactaaaataaacaaaattgaaattcaattttgaaactttgtaTTCGATTGCTGATTGAAGAGTTAAATAAACTGCATGTGGAGACTCTATTGTTAAATCTGGAAGTTTTGCCTGATGTTGTATTTGTCTCTTTACAGATTTCTAATTAATGTAATGTCTGAATGTTTTATGATTGGTCTTGACAGGCTGTTTTGGAAACTGTTGCCAgagttaagaagaaaaatgagaccAAGGAGGAGAAGTATGTCCTAGTGGCTTGAAAAAGatactagtttttttttaaataaactttgACATGACATTCTTATGACAAAAATCAGAATGCATATTTTATTGATCTAtgttattcaaatttgtgaCACTACTATGAGCCTTATGTTAGGTCATTTCAACTTCATCATGTTTTTAAATTGGATAATGAAAATGGACATGAAGATACTCCAACATTGATTGATCGGAAGGTATATTTAGTATTTTGCAATTCTTTACCCACTTGATAATTTGTCTTTTGCATGCTTTGGTTGTTTTTCGTGCATGATGATACACTACTTGAAACGGTTACATCTTTGACTAGCCAATATTTGAAGTTGATAATTTGATCTTTCATAAAATTTGTCTGCAGGACAATGTGTTTATCATGTCGAATCCAAAGTCGAAATATCCCGTGCTACAACTAGACTTGAGGTTTGTTACTAATTATTGTGTTATCACAGCCCTGACCGTTCCTCTCAGAAAGAGATATTTGTTCGTCATTCCAACCTATACAAAACGCTGTTAATTGCAGATTGATATCAGATCTGGTGGTTGTTATTGTCTCTGCAACTTGTGGTGGTATTGCCTTTGCTTGTGCTGGACAACCGGTTAGACCAATACCATTCATCTATCTTCTATTATCTCTGCAACTTGCCTTTGCTTTCAAAGACTCTATTTTTAGTTACTTTCATACAACAACCTTAAGGAACatctttcaaatttgattttgcaGGTAATTACAGGATATCTGCTAGCAGGATCTGTTATTGGGCCTGGGGGCTTCAGCTTTGTCAGTGAAATGGTGCAAGTATGTTGCTTTTGCTGGCTATTTGTGATATGGTTCCCTATTATGATTTACAGTTTTGACTGTTCATATGCAGTTTTGGTTtgtaaataatcaataaagagATGTGCATGGTGATAAGAATCTAAATATATGCAAACCATAGATTATAATCTGACctactctttattttattattgaaacaaAGCTGGTTGTCTCacatattattctttatttggagaaaaaaaaaaaatttgtgattgtGCTGGAAGGCAATATAATATTCTTTCTATCTTGATATTGTTGCTTATAAGAATAAGTTTGTTATTCTTCGGTCCATATATTTTAAACACTACAGCTCTTTAATGTCATGTATCACTTCTTATATTCTTTCAGGTTGAAACAGTGGCCCAATTCGGAGTCATATTCCTTCTTTTTGCTTTGGGCCTGGAATTCTCCACATCTAAGGTTTGctcattcttttctcatttaTCCATGCTTATAATCTAATTCTTTTCAGTTAATGTAACCATTGTCTTTTCATAATTACAGCTTCGAGTTGTTCGTGCAGTTGCTGTTGTAGGAGGTCTTCTTCAGATTTTCCTATTTATGTGCTTGTGTGGAATAATAGCTTCGGTATGACTTATATCATGAAAGTTTTGCGTAGATAGTTGGTAATGGAATACAACCTAGGTGCCTGCTGACCATAAAAATACCTTTATATAAAGTGGTTAACCTTAATTGTGTTCATACGATTTAGTATTCTAATGAATATTTAAccattataacaattttttaagatgctgaattaaagaaataattcaTAATGCTTTTACCTTTTTTTCGTTTCTTTGGATAAGAAACCTAAGATTTTAGTAATATAAAGTGTTTTACCCTGTGCTCCTAGTTCTGTTTAGCCTTGAGTTTTTGATGGTACATCTATGTGTCTTTTGCAGTTGTGTGGTGGTAAGCCTTCAGAAGGGGTATTTGTTGGTGTCTTGCTGTCTATGTCTTCAACTGCAGTGGTAATATTTTGCCACACTAAtgtgattttgttaatataatttatatcctGGTAGTA is part of the Mangifera indica cultivar Alphonso chromosome 13, CATAS_Mindica_2.1, whole genome shotgun sequence genome and harbors:
- the LOC123195019 gene encoding anthranilate synthase beta subunit 1, chloroplastic-like — translated: MAAALLSQPKPSLSLPAYKKLHRFTSVPPSGVRLLGKKGNGTGKLLMTRIESNSEPVVLDENKKKSVSPIIVIDNYDSFTYNLCQYIGELGCHFEVYRNDELTVDELKKKNPRGVLISPGPGAPQDSGISLQTVLELGPIVPLFGVCMGLQCIGEAFGGKIVRSPLGVMHGKSSLVYYDEKGEDGLFSGLSNPFTAGRYHSLVIEKESFPSVLEVTAWTEDGLIMAARHKEYKHLQGVQFHPESIITTEGKTIVRNFIKLIEKREAAESQN